A DNA window from Paraburkholderia hospita contains the following coding sequences:
- a CDS encoding SIR2 family protein, with amino-acid sequence MIEGHVVFLCGAGVSAPQMPTFGRLVDCVYKRIGVERTAAEALAINNWRYEEALGAVSRRLANPAWIFSEVTSILTRDTVDLGHHKTLLRLSRARDNRLLLVTTNFECLFERAVDENEGRGRGKALSLAGQALPPPGSEACHGIIHLHGRTHDATAGLDATPLVLTSAEYGDAYMRSGWASRFLFDLVRCETLVLVGYSANDAPVRYFLNLLEGDRDRFEDLRTVYALDSHDTDAIETEARWATIAVTPLPYRKGRRRGVAAAPTAARHQHIAACRLRQALHRKRHTLRQAEWPQCK; translated from the coding sequence ATGATCGAGGGCCATGTTGTGTTCCTTTGCGGCGCTGGCGTCAGCGCGCCGCAAATGCCGACGTTCGGAAGGCTGGTCGATTGTGTGTATAAAAGAATCGGTGTTGAACGAACGGCAGCCGAAGCGCTTGCGATAAATAACTGGCGATACGAGGAGGCACTGGGCGCCGTCTCGCGTCGGCTGGCCAATCCTGCATGGATCTTTAGTGAAGTCACCAGTATTCTCACCCGGGATACCGTCGATCTAGGCCATCACAAGACGCTGCTACGGCTGTCGCGCGCTCGCGATAACCGGTTACTGCTTGTCACCACCAACTTCGAGTGTCTATTCGAACGTGCGGTCGACGAGAATGAGGGCCGTGGGCGAGGAAAGGCCTTAAGCCTAGCAGGACAGGCGTTACCACCCCCTGGCTCCGAAGCGTGTCATGGCATCATCCATCTGCATGGCCGGACCCACGATGCGACGGCCGGGTTAGATGCAACACCGCTAGTGCTGACAAGCGCTGAATATGGTGACGCCTATATGCGGTCAGGCTGGGCCTCGCGATTCCTCTTCGATCTCGTGCGGTGCGAGACGCTTGTCCTGGTCGGATACAGTGCGAACGACGCCCCCGTCCGCTATTTTCTGAATCTGCTAGAGGGCGACCGGGATCGCTTCGAGGATCTGCGGACTGTCTACGCGCTCGATTCACATGACACCGACGCCATCGAGACCGAAGCGCGCTGGGCAACGATTGCGGTTACGCCGCTACCGTACCGTAAAGGCAGGCGTCGGGGCGTCGCTGCCGCCCCCACCGCCGCACGCCACCAGCACATAGCTGCTTGCCGCCTCCGTCAGGCACTCCACCGAAAGCGACATACGCTTCGGCAAGCGGAGTGGCCGCAGTGCAAGTAA
- a CDS encoding lysylphosphatidylglycerol synthase domain-containing protein, translating into MMKHLGRIAALAGLIASLWLVVHDNPRTVLGLMRAAGAGLVLAGLAHVLPMLANARDWQSLIRGANRPGLTGMLQLVWIRESVNSMLPVARIGGEVVSFRMMRRRGLRGSTAAASLVVDMQLTLISQLMFTMVGIGFLFAHAASGTLRLAAGLAWGIVALTPLLVLFSLVQHASPFERLTRMLNHATSGKLASLVGQSAQIDQSIKLIWRRRGVVLRYLFFWQPLQCVLTALEIWFALYFLGVQVSFAEAVVIESLIQAVSSAAFFVPGGLGVQEGGFILIGSALGLDHSTCLALAGARRIRDLLIFVPGLFAWQIVESSGIGRCDQQTKVV; encoded by the coding sequence ATGATGAAGCATCTGGGTCGTATCGCCGCGCTGGCCGGGTTGATTGCGTCGCTCTGGCTGGTCGTACACGACAACCCGCGTACCGTGCTCGGACTAATGCGTGCCGCAGGCGCCGGACTGGTGCTGGCGGGGCTGGCCCATGTCCTGCCGATGCTCGCCAACGCGCGCGACTGGCAAAGCTTGATACGCGGCGCGAACCGGCCAGGCCTCACGGGGATGCTGCAGCTCGTCTGGATCCGCGAATCGGTCAACAGCATGCTGCCGGTCGCGCGCATCGGCGGTGAGGTGGTGTCGTTCCGCATGATGCGGCGGCGCGGCTTGCGCGGCTCGACCGCAGCGGCGAGTCTCGTCGTCGATATGCAGCTCACGCTGATCAGCCAGTTAATGTTCACGATGGTCGGCATTGGCTTCCTGTTCGCCCATGCGGCGTCCGGCACGCTGCGCCTCGCCGCCGGTCTGGCATGGGGCATCGTCGCGCTCACACCGCTGCTCGTGTTGTTTTCGCTGGTACAGCACGCTAGCCCGTTTGAACGCCTCACCCGCATGCTCAACCATGCGACCAGCGGCAAGCTGGCCTCTCTCGTTGGTCAATCCGCACAGATCGATCAGTCGATCAAACTGATCTGGCGCCGGCGTGGCGTGGTGCTACGCTATCTGTTTTTCTGGCAACCGCTGCAGTGCGTGCTGACCGCGCTGGAGATCTGGTTCGCGCTTTACTTTCTCGGTGTGCAGGTGAGCTTCGCCGAGGCGGTCGTGATCGAGTCGCTGATTCAGGCGGTCAGTAGTGCAGCCTTTTTTGTGCCCGGTGGCCTGGGGGTTCAGGAGGGCGGCTTCATTCTGATTGGCAGCGCGCTCGGTCTCGACCATTCAACCTGCCTCGCGCTCGCGGGCGCGCGACGGATTCGCGATCTGCTGATTTTCGTGCCGGGCTTGTTTGCCTGGCAAATTGTCGAGTCGTCGGGTATCGGTCGATGCGACCAGCAGACAAAAGTAGTTTAG